The following are encoded in a window of Neomicrococcus lactis genomic DNA:
- a CDS encoding AAA family ATPase, with protein MRIHRLELSAFGPFAGKEVIDFDALADAGLFLLNGETGAGKTSILDAVCFALYGSFPGARETMSKERVRSDHASDVPAAYQPTYVTCEFSVGNKRLRVQRTPAVKRPKLRGGGFTTDQAKTLLEEHREGSWVSLTNRNDEAGQQITSLLGLQRDQFTKLVMLPQGEFAAFLRSNANEKDAILRQLFDTRTFARAEDLLWQQYVQARDAISEDEIRLSADETRLLEAARNALDAWKKTRLSVGITDELPVPDETEAASLDFYAGQLETVEVTAKEWAKTLNSAYQEAQKIHEQRKEQFADASAHEAWQRRRQNVAEREGNVAALRVILDWDAKARSLIPAQQQRDAACTAQSVAEAKFEAARAQRAKSPVASAMYERYKGQLDEIVEDLAQQIAVLTERAKQEEVLLEKISKKRQASASLEALGQKIAELTKVRETVSATLPELQEQELSAQSGVLSVEAAQIKLTQAHDVLKAATQLDAVRTEVQRLATQWQSKSEATRSAQEFERQLTATAQQQVAARLALSLEDEQPCPVCGSADHPAPAVLVDGRIVTDEEREDAAARSEECRQAESSAEKALRSAQDRETQLAAHAREQSLEDATAAVSEAELAVKTAKGTVAALEVAKKKLQDAQQLLASTDMQLETTRVREESVAKEVETLTIEVAEITEEVAKDRGDYASISERVAEEKAARALLVAEMSSKSEADRALMDMAEAGRLWGERLHDAGFVDLGYGSEKKFLEALLDESVRAAHTGEVTSFTDEVSRIAELEGSAPVVRHKARVEAGESSITAEELEASSQTVNASLKLENIASKARIVLVNQREGFVSGVARNAKVREELEPRRLAMRELEGLAKVARGEGDNRLRMRLSSFVLAAKLEAVAAAATVRLHEMSDGRYQLIHVDDRQGRGKGGLDLAVLDSWTGQQRDTNSLSGGETFMVSLSLALGLAEVIQEESGGISLETLFVDEGFGTLDQSSLEQVMSAIDDLREGGRVVGLVSHVEEMKQRIPAQIQVRKTPRGSTTKVVLDGVA; from the coding sequence ATGAGAATTCATCGTCTAGAACTCAGCGCGTTTGGTCCCTTCGCCGGCAAGGAAGTCATCGATTTCGATGCCTTGGCAGATGCCGGCCTCTTCTTGCTCAATGGTGAGACTGGCGCCGGTAAGACCAGCATCTTGGATGCCGTCTGCTTTGCGCTCTATGGTTCGTTTCCGGGCGCCCGCGAGACGATGTCCAAAGAGCGCGTGCGCAGTGACCATGCCTCGGATGTCCCCGCCGCGTACCAACCCACCTATGTGACGTGCGAATTCTCGGTGGGAAACAAGCGTTTGCGGGTGCAGCGCACGCCTGCCGTCAAACGTCCTAAACTTCGCGGCGGTGGATTCACCACGGACCAAGCCAAGACCCTGCTTGAAGAGCACCGCGAGGGATCCTGGGTCTCGCTGACCAACCGTAACGATGAAGCTGGTCAACAGATCACCTCGTTGCTGGGACTGCAACGGGACCAATTCACAAAGCTCGTGATGTTGCCGCAAGGGGAGTTCGCCGCGTTCTTGCGCTCCAATGCGAATGAGAAAGACGCGATCCTGCGTCAGCTCTTTGACACACGCACCTTTGCGCGCGCGGAAGATCTGTTGTGGCAACAGTATGTACAAGCTCGCGATGCCATCAGCGAGGACGAAATCCGTTTGAGTGCGGATGAGACTCGACTGCTAGAGGCAGCCCGTAACGCCCTCGATGCTTGGAAGAAAACGCGACTTTCCGTGGGAATTACGGACGAGCTTCCTGTTCCTGATGAAACTGAGGCAGCGAGCCTGGACTTCTATGCAGGCCAACTGGAAACCGTCGAAGTCACCGCGAAAGAGTGGGCCAAGACGCTAAACAGCGCCTATCAGGAGGCTCAGAAAATCCACGAGCAGCGCAAGGAGCAGTTCGCTGATGCTTCGGCTCATGAGGCGTGGCAGCGGCGTCGTCAAAACGTCGCGGAGCGCGAAGGAAACGTTGCGGCACTGCGGGTAATTCTTGACTGGGACGCGAAGGCGCGTTCCCTCATTCCTGCGCAACAACAGCGGGATGCGGCATGTACGGCACAAAGTGTTGCAGAAGCAAAATTCGAGGCAGCGCGGGCTCAGCGCGCGAAGTCTCCGGTTGCTAGCGCCATGTATGAACGCTACAAAGGCCAACTGGACGAGATCGTGGAGGACTTGGCCCAGCAAATCGCTGTCCTCACCGAGCGGGCCAAGCAAGAAGAAGTTCTTCTGGAGAAGATTTCCAAGAAGCGGCAGGCCAGTGCATCTCTGGAGGCTTTGGGACAGAAGATTGCTGAACTGACCAAGGTCCGCGAGACGGTTTCGGCCACGTTGCCTGAGCTTCAGGAGCAAGAACTCTCCGCACAAAGCGGTGTGCTGAGCGTAGAAGCAGCACAGATCAAGCTCACGCAGGCTCACGACGTCTTGAAAGCAGCCACCCAGCTGGACGCCGTGCGTACCGAAGTTCAGCGGCTTGCCACTCAGTGGCAGAGCAAAAGCGAAGCGACTCGCTCGGCCCAAGAGTTCGAACGCCAGCTCACGGCGACGGCTCAACAACAAGTAGCGGCACGGTTGGCCTTGAGTCTTGAAGACGAGCAGCCTTGCCCGGTCTGCGGATCTGCGGATCACCCAGCACCAGCCGTGCTAGTGGACGGACGCATCGTTACGGATGAAGAACGGGAAGACGCTGCCGCACGCTCTGAAGAATGCCGTCAAGCCGAATCCTCTGCCGAAAAGGCACTGAGAAGCGCCCAAGATCGTGAAACACAACTGGCGGCGCATGCACGTGAGCAATCGCTTGAAGACGCGACGGCTGCGGTCTCAGAAGCCGAGCTCGCGGTGAAAACCGCCAAAGGCACCGTCGCTGCTCTAGAAGTGGCCAAGAAGAAACTTCAGGATGCACAGCAATTGCTCGCCAGTACTGACATGCAGCTGGAAACAACGCGCGTTCGTGAAGAGTCTGTAGCCAAAGAAGTTGAGACTCTCACCATCGAAGTGGCCGAGATAACGGAAGAGGTCGCTAAGGATCGCGGTGACTACGCGAGCATCAGCGAACGCGTTGCCGAAGAGAAGGCCGCTCGAGCACTCTTGGTTGCGGAAATGTCAAGCAAAAGCGAAGCCGACCGAGCCCTCATGGACATGGCGGAAGCCGGGAGGCTGTGGGGTGAACGTCTGCACGACGCAGGTTTCGTTGATCTGGGATACGGAAGCGAAAAGAAATTCCTTGAAGCGCTTCTTGACGAATCCGTGCGTGCAGCACACACGGGCGAGGTGACCTCATTTACGGATGAAGTCTCTCGAATTGCGGAGCTCGAAGGTTCTGCGCCAGTGGTTCGTCATAAGGCTCGTGTGGAGGCAGGGGAATCCTCAATCACCGCAGAAGAGCTCGAGGCCTCGTCGCAAACTGTCAACGCCTCCTTGAAACTCGAAAACATCGCCTCGAAGGCTCGAATTGTCTTGGTGAATCAGCGCGAGGGGTTCGTTTCTGGCGTGGCCCGCAATGCAAAAGTTCGTGAGGAGCTCGAACCTCGCCGTCTGGCAATGCGGGAGCTGGAAGGCCTTGCAAAGGTAGCTCGTGGTGAAGGCGATAACCGACTACGCATGCGCCTCTCATCCTTCGTTCTCGCGGCGAAGTTGGAGGCCGTCGCGGCGGCGGCAACCGTTCGGCTTCACGAGATGTCTGATGGTCGCTACCAACTGATTCACGTCGATGATCGTCAGGGACGAGGAAAGGGCGGCCTGGACTTGGCCGTGCTCGACTCCTGGACGGGACAACAGCGCGACACGAACTCGCTCTCCGGCGGCGAGACCTTCATGGTGTCGTTGTCGCTAGCTCTGGGTCTCGCGGAAGTGATTCAAGAAGAGTCCGGCGGAATCTCACTCGAGACGCTGTTTGTGGATGAAGGCTTTGGAACTCTTGACCAGAGCAGCCTTGAGCAGGTCATGAGCGCCATTGATGATCTTCGTGAAGGTGGCCGCGTGGTGGGCCTGGTCTCGCACGTTGAAGAGATGAAGCAGCGTATCCCAGCTCAAATTCAGGTGCGCAAGACTCCTCGAGGATCTACTACCAAGGTGGTACTGGACGGAGTGGCCTAA
- a CDS encoding MFS transporter, with protein sequence MSASHVDSSGPAPENFSHGNSAGPNDRAKKPSGSAFSALGKLAGPIFFPLALVARLPLGMLTIGSITFVVSTTGSYTAGGIAAALVGIGSAVGSPLSGAITDARGQRGVLLALAVLHVVSLALLLVFGFQEGAAFTASGTTVATPWMTWLASLLAGATCAQVGPMSRSRWVGLTNGRVTQGRELNVALGYESTADEITFALGPAIVGLVAALVTPWMPLVISGAITAILVPAFALHRTALAAPRRQKGQMAAAWTTRQALGISLATITMMGLGTIFGSTASGTLAFADHMGIPSGGGLIYAALGSISAVTALSVVAWPASFKLTSRWLAAAIVLVPATLFLQFAHSVPLVLIALACIGLPIGPILVTMFAFGNTMTPHGRLGFVMGLLASGITIGTSIGNSLAGFFADTSGYEASYQIALVAAIVILAAAAAGVVISGKYRRKEHA encoded by the coding sequence ATGTCTGCGTCACACGTAGATTCATCTGGCCCTGCGCCTGAAAACTTCTCCCATGGCAACAGCGCCGGCCCCAATGATCGCGCTAAGAAGCCATCTGGGTCCGCATTCTCCGCACTCGGCAAACTTGCCGGACCTATCTTCTTCCCGCTTGCTCTCGTAGCGCGGCTGCCGCTCGGAATGCTCACCATCGGTTCGATTACCTTCGTGGTCTCCACGACGGGTTCCTACACGGCTGGTGGCATTGCAGCGGCGCTCGTGGGTATTGGCTCCGCAGTTGGTTCTCCGCTCTCCGGCGCCATTACTGATGCGCGCGGTCAGCGTGGAGTCCTCTTAGCTCTCGCGGTTCTGCATGTCGTTTCATTGGCGCTCTTGCTGGTATTCGGCTTCCAAGAAGGCGCTGCATTCACGGCCTCCGGGACTACCGTAGCCACTCCATGGATGACGTGGCTCGCTTCGCTTCTTGCTGGTGCTACCTGTGCCCAAGTGGGTCCCATGTCCCGGTCGCGCTGGGTAGGACTCACGAACGGCCGCGTTACTCAAGGCCGAGAACTCAATGTAGCCCTGGGCTATGAATCCACGGCTGATGAGATCACGTTCGCGCTAGGCCCGGCTATTGTGGGCCTCGTTGCCGCACTCGTCACGCCGTGGATGCCACTGGTCATCTCGGGTGCCATCACAGCGATCTTGGTTCCAGCATTTGCCTTGCACCGCACGGCTCTTGCCGCGCCGCGCCGCCAAAAGGGTCAAATGGCAGCAGCCTGGACCACTCGCCAAGCACTTGGCATAAGCCTCGCGACCATCACCATGATGGGCCTGGGAACCATCTTCGGCTCCACGGCGTCTGGCACGCTCGCCTTCGCAGATCACATGGGTATCCCTAGTGGTGGCGGTTTGATCTACGCCGCACTTGGCAGCATTTCCGCAGTAACGGCCCTCTCGGTGGTCGCATGGCCTGCGTCCTTCAAGCTCACCTCGCGATGGCTGGCGGCTGCGATCGTGCTGGTGCCAGCGACGTTGTTTTTGCAGTTCGCACACTCGGTACCGCTGGTGCTGATTGCTCTCGCCTGCATCGGACTGCCGATCGGCCCGATTCTCGTCACGATGTTTGCCTTCGGAAACACCATGACACCTCATGGTCGCTTGGGCTTCGTCATGGGACTACTCGCGTCAGGAATCACGATCGGTACTTCGATCGGCAACTCGTTGGCCGGGTTCTTCGCGGATACCTCAGGCTATGAAGCGTCCTACCAGATTGCCCTCGTGGCGGCCATCGTGATCCTTGCGGCAGCCGCGGCCGGCGTCGTAATTTCTGGAAAATATCGCCGCAAGGAACACGCCTAA
- a CDS encoding transglutaminase-like domain-containing protein, with product MKRTVSAHLLATAQPGTKLVYAIAPVKDPGYDSFEEELIATVDGVPIEVKEVPDFHGGRFHVVETEEGGVIQLDYSATVVGQAEVPVVDEADLIRYIRPSRYCESDTLLQTAYANFGKMTGKELFNAARTWVNEELAYVSGSSRGTDSAVNTLLARRGVCRDFSHLLVSMLRAKNVPARMVAVYAPQLTPMDFHAVVEAYIDGEWRVADATGLAPRQGLLRIATGEDATDTAFLSTVRGSIVFDKIRVTAEADEELTDPPLDELVILR from the coding sequence ATGAAGCGCACTGTCTCCGCTCATCTGCTCGCCACGGCACAACCGGGTACCAAGCTGGTGTATGCCATCGCGCCGGTTAAGGATCCGGGCTATGACTCTTTTGAAGAAGAGTTGATTGCCACGGTTGATGGTGTGCCCATTGAGGTGAAAGAGGTTCCGGATTTCCATGGCGGACGTTTCCACGTGGTGGAGACGGAAGAAGGCGGCGTGATCCAGCTGGATTACTCGGCCACCGTGGTCGGCCAAGCCGAGGTGCCGGTCGTAGATGAGGCGGATCTGATTCGCTACATTCGCCCGTCGCGGTACTGCGAATCTGACACCTTGTTGCAGACTGCCTACGCAAACTTCGGAAAGATGACTGGCAAGGAACTCTTCAACGCCGCCCGCACGTGGGTGAATGAGGAGCTTGCCTACGTGTCTGGTTCATCCAGGGGCACGGATAGCGCCGTCAATACGTTGTTGGCTCGTCGCGGCGTGTGCCGGGATTTCTCGCATTTGCTCGTCTCGATGCTGCGCGCCAAGAATGTGCCTGCTCGTATGGTGGCCGTGTATGCGCCGCAGCTCACGCCGATGGACTTCCACGCAGTGGTGGAGGCCTACATTGATGGCGAATGGCGGGTAGCTGACGCCACCGGTCTGGCGCCGCGTCAGGGCCTCTTGCGCATTGCCACTGGTGAGGATGCCACAGATACGGCGTTCCTCAGCACGGTGCGCGGATCCATTGTCTTCGACAAGATCCGCGTCACCGCCGAGGCTGACGAAGAATTGACCGATCCGCCTCTCGACGAATTGGTCATCCTCCGCTAA
- a CDS encoding MarR family winged helix-turn-helix transcriptional regulator gives MSPDQQKSVRASADAWEAIFRAQVKVMRELQKGRAFSDLSPSEYDILFNLTRCPGGSSRLSDLNVHLLISQPSLSRTAERLEKRGYVTREKDPSDSRAVLVTLTDEGRAKQASVGREHVRHIHRLLQPLLTVEQLQQIKQLNSIIADADFSHAQACTE, from the coding sequence GTGAGTCCCGACCAGCAAAAAAGCGTACGAGCAAGCGCCGACGCCTGGGAAGCGATTTTCCGCGCGCAAGTGAAGGTCATGCGCGAACTGCAGAAAGGCCGCGCGTTTTCAGACTTGTCGCCATCCGAATACGACATTCTGTTCAATCTGACGCGCTGTCCAGGCGGTTCCTCACGACTGTCTGATCTGAATGTGCATTTGCTCATCAGCCAGCCGAGCCTGTCACGCACAGCCGAACGCCTTGAAAAGCGCGGCTATGTCACGCGCGAAAAGGATCCGAGCGATTCTCGAGCCGTTTTGGTCACGCTGACCGATGAGGGACGTGCCAAGCAAGCCTCCGTGGGGCGCGAACACGTGCGGCACATTCACCGGCTCTTGCAGCCGCTACTCACGGTGGAGCAGCTGCAGCAAATCAAGCAGCTGAACTCCATCATCGCGGACGCTGATTTCAGCCACGCTCAAGCGTGCACCGAGTAA
- a CDS encoding LLM class flavin-dependent oxidoreductase has translation MQFGVFSVSDITQDPNTGAYPTEHERIKAMVAIAKKVEEIGMDVFAIGEHHNRPFFSSSPTTTLAYIAAQTERVILSTATTLITTNDPVKIAEDFAMLQHLSDGRVDLVLGRGNTAPVYPWFGKNPQDSVELTVENYHLLRRLWDEDVVSWQGKYRTPLQSFTSTPRPLDDVSPFVWHGSIRTPQVAEIAAYYGDGFFANNIFWPKEHYQQLINLYRERFEHYGHGRGDQAFVGLGGQFFMRENSQDAVKEFRPYFDNAPVYGHGPSLEDFTSQTPLTVGSPQEVLEKTLTFQEYFGNYHRQLFLVDHAGLPLKTVLEQLDLFGEKVLPELRKELESRTPADHPAPPTHANRVAAKQAEAASSSSEKSEVKE, from the coding sequence ATGCAGTTCGGCGTATTTAGCGTCTCAGATATTACTCAAGACCCCAACACTGGTGCCTACCCAACGGAGCACGAGCGCATCAAAGCCATGGTGGCCATTGCCAAGAAGGTCGAAGAGATCGGCATGGATGTCTTCGCCATTGGCGAGCACCACAACCGCCCATTCTTCTCGTCTTCGCCCACCACCACTCTTGCGTACATCGCTGCACAGACCGAGCGCGTCATTCTTTCCACGGCGACCACGCTGATCACTACGAATGACCCGGTGAAGATCGCTGAAGACTTCGCCATGCTCCAGCATTTGTCCGATGGCCGAGTGGATTTGGTCCTGGGTCGCGGCAACACCGCACCGGTGTACCCGTGGTTCGGCAAGAATCCTCAAGACAGCGTTGAGCTGACCGTGGAGAACTACCACTTGTTGCGCCGCTTGTGGGACGAAGACGTAGTCTCCTGGCAGGGCAAATACCGCACGCCGCTGCAGTCCTTCACGTCCACCCCACGGCCACTTGATGACGTGTCACCGTTCGTCTGGCACGGTTCTATCCGCACGCCACAGGTTGCTGAAATTGCCGCGTACTACGGCGACGGCTTCTTCGCGAACAACATCTTCTGGCCGAAGGAGCACTACCAGCAGCTCATCAACCTCTACCGCGAACGCTTTGAGCACTACGGCCATGGTCGCGGCGATCAGGCATTCGTGGGTCTCGGAGGCCAGTTCTTCATGCGGGAGAACTCGCAGGACGCTGTGAAGGAGTTCCGTCCGTACTTCGACAACGCGCCCGTCTATGGACACGGCCCGTCGCTTGAAGACTTCACGTCACAGACCCCACTGACCGTGGGTAGCCCGCAAGAAGTCCTTGAGAAGACGTTGACGTTCCAAGAGTACTTCGGCAACTACCACCGTCAGTTGTTCTTGGTGGACCATGCCGGCCTTCCGCTGAAGACCGTTCTTGAGCAGCTTGATCTCTTCGGCGAGAAAGTGCTTCCGGAACTCCGCAAGGAACTGGAATCGCGCACCCCAGCTGACCACCCTGCTCCCCCAACCCACGCCAACCGGGTAGCCGCGAAGCAGGCTGAAGCTGCGTCGTCGTCCTCCGAAAAATCTGAAGTCAAGGAGTAG
- a CDS encoding efflux RND transporter permease subunit yields MHRLAQFSLGNKALIALVSVFISVFGVLAMGGLKQEIIPSLEFPQVAVITQMSGASPEVVDKQVSEPLESALQAVEGLESSSSTSRQGVSTVSLSFVYGTNLDRARSQVDRAISNVRSQLPDDANPQSFSGSVSDFPVVYMAVSSDKSLSELKADLERLTVPRLSKIDGVRSVGVTGGADQRISITPKTAELTDRGFTTQDITTALSKNAGLFPVGSLDQQKRTLPVQAGTTINSVKDIQKIPLAAKTIAGQDPATVNFDPSDPLLETTVIGDVAEVVLEDAPASSITRTNGVETLSLSVTKTPEGDTVRISHAVQNLVDELQTELGNDAKITTVFDQAPFIEKSIKDLTVEGLLGLGFAVIVILVFLMSLRSTLVTAISIPLSLLVTFIGLQAFGYSLNLLTLGALTISIGRVVDDSIVVIENIKRHLEYGEAKGTAILRAVREVATAVTAATLTTVAVFLPVAFVTGIAGELFRPFAITMTIALLGSLFVSLTIVPVLAYWFLGRRTAAASTSQAIYGKHRGSLPGDDADPVAQAHAKERKSWLQRGYLPVLKSSQKHPVITISTAVLILVGTAAMIPLVPTNLLGSSGENSFRLTQKVAAGSSLEETTKLAAPVEDALRSVEGVQDVQLTIGSGGGLFAFSGGSTADQASFTVTTDESADQEAVQDAAREAIGKANAAGDINFSSNQSQGFGSSVSINVSAPTPELLAEANKTVMDGLNGIDQVKSLESNLSTKTPVVTVEVDRAEAAKHGLTEEQVGGLAASTLGAVPAGTVRFGYNDYPVVIVGDVKVRSVETLQNIEISTASGTIRLSDIANVKETTTLSTITSSNGERIATVSVTPEENALGSVSAEINKRLETMNLPAGTSAEIGGAAVQQANSFRDLGLALIAAVAIVYVIMVATFKSLIQPLILMVSVPFAATGAIGLLLLTGVPLGLPSLIGMLMLIGIVVTNAIVLIDLINQYRRPRDGQPAMALDEAIEQGARQRLRPIVMTAAATIFALIPMAMGLTGGGGFISQPLAVVVVGGLISSTLLTLILVPVLYQLVERVRERREKRFASEA; encoded by the coding sequence ATGCACCGTCTTGCCCAATTTTCACTCGGCAATAAGGCGCTCATCGCGCTGGTCTCCGTTTTTATTTCTGTCTTTGGCGTCCTCGCCATGGGTGGACTCAAGCAGGAGATCATCCCCAGCTTGGAGTTCCCGCAGGTTGCGGTCATCACGCAAATGTCTGGCGCCTCGCCTGAAGTAGTGGACAAGCAGGTCAGCGAGCCACTCGAGTCTGCGTTGCAGGCGGTTGAGGGACTTGAGAGTTCGTCTTCGACGAGCCGCCAGGGCGTCTCTACCGTGTCCTTGTCCTTCGTCTACGGCACCAACTTGGACCGCGCGCGTAGCCAAGTAGACCGCGCCATCAGCAACGTCCGCAGCCAGCTGCCGGACGATGCCAACCCGCAGTCATTCTCCGGCTCCGTCAGCGACTTCCCCGTGGTCTACATGGCGGTTTCTTCAGACAAGAGCCTCAGCGAGCTCAAAGCAGATCTTGAGCGCTTGACCGTTCCTCGCCTGAGCAAGATCGATGGCGTGCGTTCCGTCGGCGTGACCGGCGGCGCCGATCAGCGCATTTCCATCACCCCGAAGACAGCAGAGCTGACGGACCGCGGATTCACCACGCAGGATATTACGACAGCGCTGAGCAAGAACGCGGGCCTGTTTCCGGTGGGCTCACTAGACCAGCAAAAACGGACGTTGCCCGTGCAAGCCGGCACCACCATCAATTCCGTCAAGGACATCCAAAAGATTCCGCTTGCTGCCAAAACAATTGCTGGGCAAGATCCCGCGACCGTAAATTTTGATCCTTCCGATCCACTGCTCGAGACGACGGTCATCGGGGATGTAGCCGAGGTAGTACTCGAAGATGCACCGGCCAGCTCCATCACCCGCACCAACGGTGTTGAGACGCTGAGCCTGTCCGTCACCAAGACGCCTGAGGGCGACACCGTCCGCATCTCCCATGCCGTTCAGAATCTCGTCGATGAGCTGCAGACGGAGCTCGGCAATGACGCCAAGATCACTACGGTCTTTGATCAGGCGCCGTTCATCGAGAAATCCATCAAGGACCTCACCGTTGAAGGCCTGCTGGGCTTGGGCTTTGCGGTGATCGTGATTTTGGTCTTCTTGATGTCCTTGCGCTCGACACTGGTGACGGCCATCTCGATCCCGTTGTCTTTGCTCGTGACCTTCATTGGTCTTCAGGCGTTCGGCTATTCACTGAACCTGTTGACGCTCGGCGCCCTCACGATTTCGATCGGCCGCGTAGTGGATGACTCGATTGTTGTCATCGAAAACATCAAGCGACACCTTGAATACGGTGAAGCCAAGGGCACAGCCATTCTTCGTGCCGTGCGAGAGGTTGCCACCGCGGTGACCGCCGCGACGTTGACTACCGTAGCTGTGTTCTTGCCGGTTGCGTTCGTCACGGGCATCGCGGGCGAATTGTTCCGCCCCTTCGCGATCACCATGACTATCGCGCTCTTGGGTTCGTTGTTCGTTTCCCTCACGATTGTTCCGGTGCTGGCTTACTGGTTCTTGGGCCGACGCACCGCGGCAGCCAGTACCTCACAGGCTATCTACGGGAAGCACCGCGGTTCCCTTCCTGGCGACGATGCGGACCCTGTGGCTCAAGCCCACGCCAAGGAGCGCAAGTCCTGGCTGCAGCGCGGTTACCTCCCGGTTCTGAAGTCCTCGCAAAAGCATCCAGTCATCACGATCTCCACGGCTGTACTCATTTTGGTGGGCACCGCGGCCATGATTCCGCTGGTTCCCACCAACCTTTTGGGCAGCTCGGGTGAGAACTCTTTCCGCCTCACGCAAAAAGTAGCTGCAGGTAGCTCACTCGAAGAGACCACCAAACTTGCCGCACCAGTCGAAGATGCCCTGCGCAGCGTCGAGGGTGTTCAAGACGTCCAGCTGACCATCGGCTCCGGCGGCGGCTTGTTTGCCTTCAGTGGCGGATCCACTGCTGATCAAGCCAGCTTCACCGTGACTACGGACGAGTCCGCTGATCAGGAAGCCGTCCAGGATGCTGCTCGCGAAGCCATTGGCAAAGCCAACGCGGCTGGAGACATCAACTTCAGCTCCAACCAGAGCCAAGGGTTTGGTTCCAGCGTCAGCATTAACGTCTCCGCGCCAACTCCTGAATTGCTGGCAGAAGCCAACAAGACTGTCATGGATGGGCTCAACGGGATCGACCAAGTGAAGTCGCTCGAGTCCAATTTGAGCACCAAGACTCCGGTCGTCACGGTAGAGGTCGACCGCGCCGAGGCCGCCAAGCACGGATTGACCGAGGAACAGGTCGGCGGCCTGGCCGCGTCCACGCTAGGAGCCGTTCCTGCGGGAACCGTTCGTTTTGGCTACAACGACTATCCGGTGGTCATCGTCGGCGACGTCAAGGTCCGCTCTGTAGAAACGCTGCAGAACATCGAGATCTCTACGGCCTCCGGCACCATTCGTCTCAGCGATATCGCGAACGTCAAGGAGACCACCACGCTCTCGACGATCACAAGCTCGAACGGTGAACGTATAGCCACCGTCTCGGTCACTCCCGAAGAAAATGCTTTGGGGTCCGTCTCCGCGGAAATCAATAAGCGCCTAGAAACCATGAACTTGCCAGCAGGCACGAGCGCGGAGATCGGTGGCGCGGCCGTTCAGCAGGCCAATTCCTTCCGAGACCTGGGCCTGGCACTCATTGCAGCTGTTGCCATTGTGTACGTCATCATGGTGGCGACCTTCAAGTCATTGATTCAGCCCCTGATCCTGATGGTCTCCGTGCCCTTCGCGGCAACTGGCGCCATCGGCTTGCTGCTCCTCACCGGCGTACCGCTAGGTCTCCCCTCGCTGATCGGCATGCTTATGCTTATCGGCATTGTGGTCACTAATGCAATCGTGCTGATTGACCTGATCAACCAATATCGCAGACCGCGAGACGGGCAACCGGCTATGGCACTCGACGAGGCGATTGAGCAGGGCGCTCGCCAGCGCTTACGTCCCATTGTCATGACGGCTGCCGCGACCATCTTTGCCCTCATCCCCATGGCCATGGGTCTCACCGGCGGCGGCGGCTTCATTTCGCAGCCGCTTGCAGTCGTGGTGGTTGGCGGACTCATCAGCTCCACACTGCTGACGCTGATTCTGGTTCCTGTGCTCTACCAGCTTGTGGAACGCGTCCGTGAACGCCGTGAAAAGAGATTCGCTTCCGAAGCCTGA